Proteins co-encoded in one Anser cygnoides isolate HZ-2024a breed goose unplaced genomic scaffold, Taihu_goose_T2T_genome scaffold_43_1, whole genome shotgun sequence genomic window:
- the LOC136789297 gene encoding uncharacterized protein isoform X1: protein MAALGRRLLGLRAAVGRRGAQSQGPPGPPANPQVPPQTRPYPGVVESTAEFAFVERLIPPSRVPDPPVHPTYPTPSGWSPPRAPDPALPYFVRRSRMHNVPVYRHLRAGTRRTTVLRRIEGDIWALEAELRAFVGQRLGREPLTQVNEVTGTLRLKGHVDAEALEAELRAFVGQRLGREPLTQVNEVTGTLRLKGHVDAEALEAELRAFVGQRLGREPLTQVNEVTGTLRLKGHVDAEALEAELRAFVGQRLGREPLTQVNEVTGTLRLKGHVDAEALEAELRAFVGQRLGREPLTQVNEVTGTLRLKGHVDAEVRAWLLQKGF from the exons ATGGCGGCGCTGGGCCggcggctgctggggctgcgagCGGCGGTGGGGAGGCGGGGGGCGCAG AGTCAaggccccccaggcccccccgccaacccccaggtgcccccccagaCCCGCCCATACCCCGGCGTGGTGGAGTCGACGGCCGAATTCGCCTTCGTGGAGCGCCTGATTCCCCCCAGCCGTGTCCCCGACCCCCCCGTGCACCCCACCTACCCCACGCCCTCGGGCTGGAGCCCCCCGCGAG cccccgacCCGGCGCTGCCCTACTTCGTGCGCCGGTCCCGCATGCACAACGTCCCCGTGTACCGGCACCTCAGGGCGGGCACCCGCAGGACCACCGTGCTGCGCCGCATCGAGGGCGACATCTGG GCGCTGGAGGCCGAGCTGCGGGCGTTCGTGGGGCAGCGGCTGGGCCGGGAGCCGCTGACGCAGGTGAACGAGGTGACGGGGACGCTGCGGCTCAAGGGCCACGTGGACGCCGAG GCGCTGGAGGCCGAGCTGCGGGCGTTCGTGGGGCAGCGGCTGGGCCGGGAGCCGCTGACGCAGGTGAACGAGGTGACGGGGACGCTGCGGCTCAAGGGCCACGTGGACGCCGAG GCGCTGGAGGCCGAGCTGCGGGCGTTCGTGGGGCAGCGGCTGGGCCGGGAGCCGCTGACGCAGGTGAACGAGGTGACGGGGACGCTGCGGCTCAAGGGCCACGTGGACGCCGAG GCGCTGGAGGCCGAGCTGCGGGCGTTCGTGGGGCAGCGGCTGGGCCGGGAGCCGCTGACGCAGGTGAACGAGGTGACGGGGACGCTGCGGCTCAAGGGCCACGTGGACGCCGAG GCGCTGGAGGCCGAGCTGCGGGCGTTCGTGGGGCAGCGGCTGGGCCGGGAGCCGCTGACGCAGGTGAACGAGGTGACGGGGACGCTGCGGCTCAAGGGCCACGTGGACGCCGAGGTGCGcgcctggctgctgcagaagggctTCTGA
- the LOC125181670 gene encoding ubiquitin-like FUBI-ribosomal protein eS30 fusion protein → MQLFVRAQSLHAIEVSGAETVAQIKARIAALEAVAPEDQVLLFGGSPLQDEAVLEQSGIPEFSTLDVAARLLGGKVHGSLARAGKVRGQTPKVAKQEKKKKKTGRAKRRMQYNRRFVNVVPTFGKKKGPNANS, encoded by the exons aTGCAGCTCTTCGTCCGCGCCCAGTCCCTCCATGCCATCGAGGTCTCCGGCGCTGAGACCGTCGCCCAAATCAAG GCGAGGATCGCGGCGCTGGAGGCCGTCGCCCCCGAGGACCAGGTGCTGCTCTTCGGGGGAAGCCCGCTGCAGGATgaggctgtgctggagcagagcgGCATCCCCGAATTTTCCACCCTCGACGTGGCCGCGAGGCTGCTGGGGG GTAAAGTCCATGGTTCGCTCGCCCGCGCCGGCAAAGTGAGGGGCCAGACCCCCAAG gtGGCGaagcaggagaagaagaagaagaagacggGGCGCGCCAAGCGGCGCATGCAGTACAACCGGCGCTTCGTCAACGTCGTCCCCACCTTCGGCAAGAAGAAGGGCCCCAACGCCAACTCCTAG
- the LOC136789297 gene encoding uncharacterized protein isoform X2, with amino-acid sequence MAALGRRLLGLRAAVGRRGAQTRPYPGVVESTAEFAFVERLIPPSRVPDPPVHPTYPTPSGWSPPRAPDPALPYFVRRSRMHNVPVYRHLRAGTRRTTVLRRIEGDIWALEAELRAFVGQRLGREPLTQVNEVTGTLRLKGHVDAEALEAELRAFVGQRLGREPLTQVNEVTGTLRLKGHVDAEALEAELRAFVGQRLGREPLTQVNEVTGTLRLKGHVDAEALEAELRAFVGQRLGREPLTQVNEVTGTLRLKGHVDAEALEAELRAFVGQRLGREPLTQVNEVTGTLRLKGHVDAEVRAWLLQKGF; translated from the exons ATGGCGGCGCTGGGCCggcggctgctggggctgcgagCGGCGGTGGGGAGGCGGGGGGCGCAG aCCCGCCCATACCCCGGCGTGGTGGAGTCGACGGCCGAATTCGCCTTCGTGGAGCGCCTGATTCCCCCCAGCCGTGTCCCCGACCCCCCCGTGCACCCCACCTACCCCACGCCCTCGGGCTGGAGCCCCCCGCGAG cccccgacCCGGCGCTGCCCTACTTCGTGCGCCGGTCCCGCATGCACAACGTCCCCGTGTACCGGCACCTCAGGGCGGGCACCCGCAGGACCACCGTGCTGCGCCGCATCGAGGGCGACATCTGG GCGCTGGAGGCCGAGCTGCGGGCGTTCGTGGGGCAGCGGCTGGGCCGGGAGCCGCTGACGCAGGTGAACGAGGTGACGGGGACGCTGCGGCTCAAGGGCCACGTGGACGCCGAG GCGCTGGAGGCCGAGCTGCGGGCGTTCGTGGGGCAGCGGCTGGGCCGGGAGCCGCTGACGCAGGTGAACGAGGTGACGGGGACGCTGCGGCTCAAGGGCCACGTGGACGCCGAG GCGCTGGAGGCCGAGCTGCGGGCGTTCGTGGGGCAGCGGCTGGGCCGGGAGCCGCTGACGCAGGTGAACGAGGTGACGGGGACGCTGCGGCTCAAGGGCCACGTGGACGCCGAG GCGCTGGAGGCCGAGCTGCGGGCGTTCGTGGGGCAGCGGCTGGGCCGGGAGCCGCTGACGCAGGTGAACGAGGTGACGGGGACGCTGCGGCTCAAGGGCCACGTGGACGCCGAG GCGCTGGAGGCCGAGCTGCGGGCGTTCGTGGGGCAGCGGCTGGGCCGGGAGCCGCTGACGCAGGTGAACGAGGTGACGGGGACGCTGCGGCTCAAGGGCCACGTGGACGCCGAGGTGCGcgcctggctgctgcagaagggctTCTGA